The window CACCTGCCTGCTCACGATACCCGTCGTTGAACGCGGAGACGATTTCTTCGGGAGCATCAGCGCGGAGCGAGCCGAACTGCAACTCTTGTGTCCGATGGATGTCCCGAACAGGGTCGCCGACGTGCGCGATTTCCCAGTCGAGAAAGCCGATCCCGCCTCCGGTGTCGAAACAGTTCGGTTGGGCAAGGTCGCCGTGGAGGAGTGCGGCGGACGCGTCGTCCAACAGTTCCCGGTTGGTTTCCACGGCGGAAACCACATCGTCGAAATAGTGGCCGAAGCGGTCGGATGACGCCACAGTTCTCATATCCCCGATCGTGTCGATGAGCACGTCCGTCCACGGCCCCGTTTCGAGTTCGATACCGTCGCCGTCGCCACCGACGATGTGGCCGTGATTCTCGAAACGGAGCGAGTGAACGCTCGCCAGCGATTCCCCGACCTGCCGAGCTACTTTTTGCCGTTCCGACACGCTTGCGTTGGACCACAGGTGAATGAGGTTCTGTCCGGATACCGGTACGGTAGCGAGGTACGGTACCTCCCATTCGGAATCACTGACCAAAACTGTCGGAACAGACACTGTCCGTTGTTCACCGACGTAGGCAAGCGCTGCCCGTTCGCGAACGATTCGTGAACCGTCCCCGTCGGTAGCCATCTTTAGATACGTCGCCCACCCGTCGGCGAAGTCGATTTTGACCGTTCTATTTTTCTCATTCCAGGAGGGTCCGGAGGGATGCACAGCATCGGCTTCCCTATCGGGGAAGGCGTGTTCGAGCACGGACGCGATTTGCTCGTCCATGAATTCCCATTCTGTCGGTTCGCCAAGGGGTTTTCGGTGTCGTCCGCACAGCAGACCACGGTTGAACGAATCGATTCTCGTCGTGAAACCGACAATCGTTGCGAAAGGTTTACGCCGCACGCTGTCGGATGCCCAACCATGAGCAGTGGTCAAAACTCCGGCGGACTGATGTCCAGTGCCGGACTCGTGCGCTATTTCGACGCTGAAGACCGGAACGCCATTCGCATCGACCCCAAAACGGTCGTCGCGTTCGGCGTTCTCTTCGGTGTTCTCATCATGGTACTGAACGTCCTCGCGATATAAACGAGCCTCTTTTCCCGACGTACTTCCAACTCCGGTTATGAGTCTCAACGCTGGCGTTATCGCCGTTCAGGGCGACGTGAGCGAGCACGCCGACGCGATTCGTCGGGCCGCCACCGCCCACGGAGAGACGGCCGAAGTCACCGAAATTCGTCAATCGGGCATCGTGCCCAATTGTGATTTGCTCTGTATGCCCGGCGGCGAATCGACCGCCATTTCCCGTCTGCTTCGATCGGAAGGCATCGCGTCCGAGATACAGGCGCACGTCGAAGCGGGAAACCCCGTCCTCGCAACCTGTGCCGGTCTCATCGTCGCCGCAGCGGATGCTGGCGACGACCGCGTGGAAAACCTCGGCTTGCTGGACGTGACCGTCGAACGCAACGCCTTTGGGCGACAAAGGGACAGCTTCGAGGCCCCGCTCGACGTAACAGGTCTCGACGACCCCTTCCCATCCGTCTTCATTCGAGCGCCGCTCATCAGCGACGTTGGCGATGCCGACGTTCTCGCGGAATGGGATGGGAGACCCGTTGCGGTACGGAATGGTCCAGTTGTCGGTACGTCGTTCCACCCGGAACTGACGCCGGACAGTCGGATTCATGGACTCGCGTTCTTCCGCGACTGACAACGGTCCGTTCCATTCTGTACGGCAGTGAGCAAGAGTTTTTGGCGCTGGACCGCTTCGGTTCGGTCATGGACGTTTCAATCGATTCGGTGCGCGTCGCCGCGACTGGTGACGGTCCACTTCCAGTCGTCGTACTCGCGCCGGACGACGCCGATGGCGTGCTCCCCATTTTTATTCGATTCGAGGAGGGCATCAGCATTGCCCGCGGGATGGAAGCCGAGGATATCGGACGACCGTTGACACACGACCTTCTGCTCGATGTGATGGAGGAACTCGGTGGGCGTGTCGAACGAGTCGTGGTGAGTGAACTCGAAGACAACACGTACATCGCGGACCTCCACATCCAGACCCCTCGCGGGCACGAGGTCATTGATGCCCGACCGAGCGACTCGCTGGCACTCGCATCGCGAACCAACGCACCCATCGAAGTCACTGACGAAGTGTTCCAGCACGGTCAGCAGGAACGCGAACAGTTCGACGATTTGC of the Haladaptatus caseinilyticus genome contains:
- a CDS encoding phosphotransferase family protein; its protein translation is MDEQIASVLEHAFPDREADAVHPSGPSWNEKNRTVKIDFADGWATYLKMATDGDGSRIVRERAALAYVGEQRTVSVPTVLVSDSEWEVPYLATVPVSGQNLIHLWSNASVSERQKVARQVGESLASVHSLRFENHGHIVGGDGDGIELETGPWTDVLIDTIGDMRTVASSDRFGHYFDDVVSAVETNRELLDDASAALLHGDLAQPNCFDTGGGIGFLDWEIAHVGDPVRDIHRTQELQFGSLRADAPEEIVSAFNDGYREQAGGFPPGFETRRPVYDAVRFLNHTGVFDKWAEFLDEPREELARWMDTEMQRRLAEIS
- a CDS encoding preprotein translocase subunit Sec61beta, translating into MSSGQNSGGLMSSAGLVRYFDAEDRNAIRIDPKTVVAFGVLFGVLIMVLNVLAI
- the pdxT gene encoding pyridoxal 5'-phosphate synthase glutaminase subunit PdxT, with the protein product MSLNAGVIAVQGDVSEHADAIRRAATAHGETAEVTEIRQSGIVPNCDLLCMPGGESTAISRLLRSEGIASEIQAHVEAGNPVLATCAGLIVAAADAGDDRVENLGLLDVTVERNAFGRQRDSFEAPLDVTGLDDPFPSVFIRAPLISDVGDADVLAEWDGRPVAVRNGPVVGTSFHPELTPDSRIHGLAFFRD
- a CDS encoding bifunctional nuclease family protein, translating into MDVSIDSVRVAATGDGPLPVVVLAPDDADGVLPIFIRFEEGISIARGMEAEDIGRPLTHDLLLDVMEELGGRVERVVVSELEDNTYIADLHIQTPRGHEVIDARPSDSLALASRTNAPIEVTDEVFQHGQQEREQFDDLQDIREVAQIGS